In Glycine max cultivar Williams 82 chromosome 4, Glycine_max_v4.0, whole genome shotgun sequence, the genomic stretch GACAAAAGGATATGCACTCTGAATGACTTTAAAATCAGGATCCAGAGCTTTAGCTGTGCCTTCTAGTGATCCCAATGCTCTTATCACAAGAGCATAGTCTGGCGGAAGGGAGAAGTTAAATTCATACATGACATCATATAGTTGGTTCATAATTCCCTGAAATCCAAAGCAAGATTGAACTTTGAAATACAAAGTGCCATTATAACCAGTAATTGTGCTTCAGATAGGTATAAACACATATATCTTGTTGTAGAAGACATTAGCAGAAAATGAATCTATGaaatattaactttaaaaaataacttgaagCTTTGAAGCccaacaccaaaacaaaaaaaaagaataaaacaagCCAGAAAAAGGATGAAATGAGGATAAGATCAACTTAATCCCAAAGCATAGATTGCACCAAAGATTTATAATTTAGGCATTCCCATCTGGCAATAAGCACCAAAACAGTGCATAAATTGTGCACACTAGTGTTTCCCTCTGTAGTCACCCCCTCCCTCTAAGTGACATTTGAAAATGCTCAAAACTCTGCTTTGGGATAACTCAGGCTGATgaccaaaatatattttcaacacCAGTTACAGCTATTACATGGCCAAAGTTGATccttaaaagttaaaagcaGTATAAAACACAAAGCAAACCTGAAAATCTTGAGATTCAGTGGTCCGATCAGCAAATGATGCTTGCAGCGCATCAGAAACTGAATGTATGTCAATCCCTTCAGGAATAAATCCCAAAGAAAGATAGTCATTTGCCAAGCTCAGAGAATCACGATTAACAAAGTGAACAAtctgaaagagagaaaaacttagTACTAGACACACACAACAAAGGAAATTATGTATCTCCCCCATATATTGTAATATAATGAAGAGGAGaaactttaaaagaaaaaaaaattcagacaaTGCATGTACAGGAACATTTCATCCAAGAGAAACTGATGTCTGAATCCAATGAATGAAAGGATTTCTTATATTTCAGGATATCATATATATTAGCATCATAAAAAAAGTTCCCAGTAAATATGTAACGCATAGCATGACTCTGGAGTTAAGTCAGATCTTATGAGAGATCGTAAGAGATTTGCAAATGAAAGCAGTCAAAATCTAACACAcccttttgagttttgactCTTCTCCAGCAATACCAAAAATAGGAAGCTCATTCGCCAAGTTGGCATAAAGCATGCATATTAGATGTAAACCTTAAAATATAAGTGTATTACATCttatgaagagaaagaaataatatgAGTCAAGCGCCAATTTATGTCATTGATTAGCCATTGACCCACGTATAAGAGAGAGGAAGCAAACATCAGAAAAAATGGGGTCAACAGAAGCAAAGACCTGTTGGTGTatgagagaagagaaaaaaaatgcacaagaCTGGAAATTTGATGAAAGGGAGCGGAGAAATAGTTGGGAGAGGGAAATGCCAAACAGACTGGACAGCTGCCAAGAGAAGACTGGGGGAGAGAATTGGAGAATGATAAGTTTAATGACGAGGAAAATCATATGTGGAAAGGGTTGGAACATGAGGGGGTATCTGAGAATTTAGGTAGTGAAGGTGGTGCTGGACATGGGAGGAGCAAGCACTATTGTTTatgttcatctttttcttccaGCTTTTTTCTAGTTTTCTCTTCTGTTGTTTTCTCTGTTTTGGCTATCATTTTTCTGCTTTATCAGAGTATATTCTCTTTGGTGTAAGGAGCTGAGCTTCATTCCTTTTGCTGAATATTATCCAGAATTTAGTTTCTGTCAGTTTAACATCTTTAATGCGATTTGAGCTtctcaaacatatttttggaaTTAAGACATTGCCGTAAAATTTAGTGGAAATTAAAACTAGCCAATTTAAGTTACATCCTTTAAAATGAGTAATATCTAGACATTTCTCACCATTTGAATAAGTCCAATCCGGTAATGCCTCGGAATATCCCCCATCATTCCAAAGTCAAAATACGCAAGAGATCCATCATTTATTGCAACAAGGTTTCCTGGATGAGGATCAGCATGGAAATAACCAACCTCAAGCATTTGTCTCAAAGAGCAGTATAATCCCTACAAAGCCATAAGAAAGAGGCAATGGGGCATCAATTGACAGTGCTTAGCATCTCAAGTAATCATGCACTTAATATGTAGACAGATGATAACATAAATTAGCATTCAATACTATTACAAAAACATGAAAGCATACTAAGACACACAATGGCATAAAAGAGATATATCATACACGTAAACAGTTGAAGCTTGTGACCAACAAAACTTGTGTACTTTATACCTGGTCAATGAGTTCCCTTCGGTTCAAAGAAGCTTTATTCAAACCTGTTTCATCTGTAAGCTTAATTCCATCTATCCACTCCATAGTTAGCACAGTGGAGCATGTGTAATCCCAATATATTTTTGGAGCTTTGacggaatttgattttttttgcttaacCCCACCTGCATATTTGTTGGTCTGTTCATTGCCACCTCTTGAAAAGAGTCACCAATTTAAATTGCATGCTAAAAAACTAAGCATTATTTCATCAAGTTAAGAgacaaaaatgtttataacttaAGACATTACACACTGCCCTATCATTTGAGGAAATAATTATCAGCTCTCAACCAaagtgaaattttataattccagGGGAAATGCCTTAAGTGACAACATACAActgttaaaaataatgtaattgtAGTAATAATGTAAATAGGATAGAATTGGTTAAGAGTAACAGTATATTCTTATGTGTAATTGAATTATCTTTGTAATTATACAtagtaacaattttattttttaaacttagcCTATGATCTCATAGTCGATCCCAAGCCTAGGTCAAGGAGGAGAGTAGTTTTATGCCCTGAGTAGAGTATTCGGCCATGTCTTTGGCCACTTGTAAACTTTTTTAGTTTCAAACAATCGCTCAAAGAGTTGAGATTTGGGGAAGTTACACAAATAACACTTATTTGTGATAATCAGCCAGCATTTGCATACATATAGCCTCAAATCTGATATTCCATGAGTAGACCAAACATATTGAGAtagaatgtttattttattagataGAATGTTTATCCAGGGACATCACCATTAGCATTGTCAATTCAAACGATCAACTGGCAGATGTTTTCACCAAGGCATTCAGAGTTCCTTGGATTAGTTGTATATCTAGCAAGCAACTTGATGGGGAGTATATTTcttgtaattatgtttaattatcCTTGTACTTACAACACTTAAATATGTGTACTGCTGTGTAATAACACATAGTATTCATCATATGtctctcattttctctctcttaataTCATTAGATCAAAGCATTGAGCATTATCCAAAATTTGAATTCGGGATTAACAAACATGGTTGAATTATGGACATGCCACGTCAAAGAAAATAGCAACTAAACGATTTTGGTGCAGATGTTGAACTTACTTGCAGACCAACAGTAAAGAGAAGCAAAGCGCTCAGCATTTTTGCCCTCTAGGACATAATCAATTTCATCAAACATGTGCCTGACCTGTTGCATTAATCTACAATGACTAACACGTAAAGCAATTGTAATGTAAACTGAAATACAACAGTCCCTAATAGTCAGCTAGTATAATGATCATACAcaagtaaaatattatatttctgaaaatgttggctgaaaaatatgTCATACAAAGCAGACGAGAAATCTGCGCTCTGTATCAAGGAATTTACCATTTCATTTACTGCCACCAAAAGATCTTTTCGAGCCTTGGCAAACCGCTTTAATTGACCCCCAATCATATTGAATAACAAAGCATCAAGGGTCAATGAAAGTGACATACCAGGCCTCTGTACTTTTACAGCTACAAGCTCTCCAGAATGCAGGTGAGCTGCAACACTTGAAGCAACAAAAGTAAACACTTCAATCTTCCTCAAACATGTAGATATTATTCTAAAATTCCAAATTTAAgaacaagaaaccaagcaaATGTGAAATATTCAAATCAGAATAAAACTTAAGCTATTATTGTCGGCAACTCACCTTTATATACTTGCCCTAAGGATGCTGCTGCAATAGGTGCTGGGCTGATATCcttaaaaatttcattaataggAACACCCAAATGGTTCTCAATAGATTTGATTGCAACATCAGTTGGAAACGGAGGTATTTGATCCTATAGCAcggaaaacaaaattataaggtTTTATCAATACAATTTGACAGAAGACAAGAGCATAGCAATAGTCAATAGATGCACCTGCAGCATTTGATTACATGCACTGAAGTATAATGGAAGATGTCACTGTACCTGTAACTTGGCAAGTTCTTGGCAATATACTGTTGGTAATATGTCAGGCCGGGTGCTCAATGCCTGCCCAAGCTGTAAACATGAATGGATTAAGTCAAACATAAGAACTGTACTgatgatatatttaatatatgttaaatattaattattgctCCATTCAGTATATATAATGCCATAATGTCGATGcaggaaagaagaaaataagagaaactttttttatctataattctATATTCAATTGCTTTCacgaaagaaaaaatgaaacctcaaaaaataaaaaatctaataacaTAAAACACAAGTTACCTAGAGTAAGAGCATAAGAATTGGAAGCATGACTATTTCATTTCTATGGTAAAGGCAAAAGTGGATAAGGGAAACAATATATCTACAGTTAAAACAAATAATGGGCAAAATAAAGATTATGATCCAGGAAACGTATCAAAAGCCCTTGAAACAGTCATCAAGCTATTTCACAACAGAAaccagaaaattttattttagagtaAGAGCAGAAGTTGCATGACTGtatgagaaacaaaaaataatgctAACATAAAGTGCATATCTTAAACTAACCTCTGTATAGAACATTTATATAGTATAAAAAGAGTAACACAAAGAATGAATAGATGATGAAAGCAGAAACCAATAGGAAATAGCCTGTGAGAAAAACTTGCCTTAATG encodes the following:
- the LOC100811652 gene encoding uncharacterized protein slr1919 gives rise to the protein MTRNASAALFRHRAAILKSAHLHHECFTEIILRKCVPLDYRCSSFLWHRNSYSTGFTSVHGETPSAEYARMRRESLESKFGHALGTYSSKSFNAIYRFGPFLALYRATIISFHVLRLMIWQLFVQDMGKRAVKFRETLIRLGPFYIKLGQALSTRPDILPTVYCQELAKLQDQIPPFPTDVAIKSIENHLGVPINEIFKDISPAPIAAASLGQVYKAHLHSGELVAVKVQRPGMSLSLTLDALLFNMIGGQLKRFAKARKDLLVAVNEMVRHMFDEIDYVLEGKNAERFASLYCWSASGVKQKKSNSVKAPKIYWDYTCSTVLTMEWIDGIKLTDETGLNKASLNRRELIDQGLYCSLRQMLEVGYFHADPHPGNLVAINDGSLAYFDFGMMGDIPRHYRIGLIQMIVHFVNRDSLSLANDYLSLGFIPEGIDIHSVSDALQASFADRTTESQDFQGIMNQLYDVMYEFNFSLPPDYALVIRALGSLEGTAKALDPDFKVIQSAYPFVIGRLIADPSPDMRRILRELLIRNNGSIRWNRLERLVAAISEQASEITGDPSSEKFSSSSVWKLFDMHAVVDSTEDLLLFILSDKGLRVRLFLLRDIVEAADVFLQDEVIDCALNENPQGQRTLLFEERAILSRIGKGFEYLCEVVKLAPGEWTAMLIRMAGKPEVHKFALDIISALALHSSHKLQVACWLYLSRLLHKFTN